Within Osmia bicornis bicornis unplaced genomic scaffold, iOsmBic2.1, whole genome shotgun sequence, the genomic segment CATCCCCCGGTAGAGTGGACCCGTTGGACTGGAATTTCTTCATCCGAGAAGACTTCAAGAGGAAGGCGTGAAGGCCCAGGAATCAAGAGGAAGGGCGAGGAACTGTCGGGACCtcctcgaagaaagaagagtgctaagaagaatttgaaatcgaagaaagaagaataggaAATTGGAGCGGTTTCTAAGTTGACTTGTTAGCACTGAACCGGCGTCTTGCTCAGGGTTTTTGAGTGGTTTTCCCCTGGGACGAAGGACGAATGTCAAGACGTTAGCTGCCTGAGAGGGCCACTTAGGTAACTGTTACGCTTTTGCTTTTAACCTCCTTTCAGGCAGAGGTACTAAAGAAGAGGTTAGCATCCATGGAAGACTGACAGCCCGAGGTTAGAGACTATGACTTGATTTGGCTTATTGATCGGCCTACGTGAAGATGGTAACAAGTATGAAGATGCCTGCGGTCGGGTCGACCGCTCATTGAAGGAGGGGAGCAATGTTGCGACGgtgagaagttcccgctctttcgacgcatcgaccgcttcttgatatatcgaaagagccatcgactgccccgtccgaagctgtcgtcgaatcataacgtgaagctatcccttgtttcgagcggaaacacgtcaccggatgcttgaggtctcttagacaaccgcgcgtctttttaaatatcagattgtatcgggaagccgaactgtacggatctattgcaaaaccaattgtgtaactgaaatatagacagtctagtttgctcctggtgtattcatttaactatggaaagcgcgagctccactccccggcgcaacaatattgttattaaatgtacattggtctgtgggaataaatcagtatattacgttatatctaatgaagatagagcaataacgaaactgttattaaatgtatattggtctgtgggaataaatcagtatattacattacatctgatgtagatatagtaacaatgatattgttattaaatgtatattacatatctaacgtagatatagtaataacgatactgttattatatgtacattgatctgtgggattaaatcagtatattaaatttcatctaatgtagatattgtaataatgatattgttattaaatgtatattacatatcaaatgtagatatagtaataacggtactgttcttgtatgtacattgatctgtgggaaggtatcagcatattacattatatctattgtagatatagtaataacgaaactgttattatatgtacattgatctgtgggaaggtatcagtatattacattatatctattgtagatatagtaataatcatattgttaccaaaattacattgatctgtgggaagggatcagtatattgcattatatccaatgtagatatagtataaatgatactggtattcaatgtacattgatctgtgggaaggaatcagtatattgcagtagatctaatgtagatacagtaataacgatacagttattaagtgtttattacgtatctaatgtagatatagtaatgacgataatgatacaatctgtgcatagatctgtgggaaatgatcagtatattacattatatctaatgaacatatagtaatagtgatattgttattaaatgtacattggtctgtgggaataaatcagtatattacattacatctgatgtagatatagtaataatgctattgttattaaatgtatattacatatctaatgtagatatagtaataataatattgttatgaaatgtatattacatatctaatgtagatatagtaataacgatactgccattatatgtaaattgatcggtgggaagggatcattatattacataatatctaatgtagatgtagtaataatgatattgttattaaatgtacattggactgtgggattaaatcagtatattaaatttcatctgatgtagatatagtaataatgatattgttattaagtgtatattacatatctaatgtagatatagtaatgatgatactgttattatatgtacattgaactgtgggaaggtatcagtatattaaattacatctgatggagatatagtaataatggtattgttattaaatgtacattggtctgtgggattaaatcagtatattaaatatcatctgatatagatgtagtaataatgatattgttattaaatgtatgtacatatctaatgtagatatagtaataatggtattgtcattaaatgtacattggtctgtgggaaggtattagtatattacattatatctaatgtagatatagtaataatggtattgtcattaaatgtacattggtctgtgggattaaatcagtatattaaatttcatctgatgtaaatatagtaataatgatattgttattaaatgtatattacatatctaatgtagatatagtaatgacgatactgttattatatgtacattgaactgtgggaaggtatcagtatattaaattacatctgatggagatatagtaataatggtattgttattaaatgtacattggtctgtgggattaaatcagtatattaaatttcatctgatgtagatatagtaataatgatattgttattaaatgtatattacatatctaatgtagatgtagtaataacgatactgttatcatatgtatattgatctgtgggaaggtattagtatattacattatatctaatgtagatatagtaataatggtattgtcattaaatgtacattggtctgtgggattaaatcagtatattaaatttcatctgatgtagatatagtaataatgatattgttattaaatgtatattacatatctaatgtagatatagtaataacggtacttttatcgtatgtacattgatctgtgggaagggatcagtatattacattatatctaatgtagatatagtattaatgatattgttaccaaaattacattgatctgtgggaagggatcagtatattacattatatccaatgtagatatagtataaatgatactgttattcaatgtacattgatctgtgggaaggaatcagtatattgcagtagatctaatgtagatatagtaataacgatgctgttattaagtgtttattacatatctaatgtagatatagtaatgacgatgatgttacaatctgtgcattgatctgtgggaagtgatcagtatattacattatatctaaagaagatatagtaataatgatattgttattaaatgtacattggaatgtgagattaaatcagtatattaaatttcatctgatgtagatatagtaataatgatattcttattaaatgtatattacatatctaacgtagatatagtaataacgatactgccattatatgtacattgatcggtgtgaagggatcattatattacattatatctaatgtagatttagtaataatgatattgttattaaatgtacattggaatgtgggattaaatcagtatattaaacttcatctgatgtagatatagtaataatgatattgttattaaatgtacattggaatgtgggattaaatcagtatattaaatttcatctgatgtagatatagtaataatgatattgttattaaatgtatattacatatctaatgtagatatagtttttttttttttttgttttggtGAAGGGAAACAGCGGAAAAATCTTCCGGTCTTCAAGATCCCAGGGGCGGGCCACGTGCTCCTGGGTATGTGGGAttcctacccactaaaaaaccgCAAACCCTTTATGCGACTTTATTCCCCTCCGGGACTGTTTATCACATTACTTCGGAGGGGAGTCGCCTGTTGCGCGTGTTTCCGGGCCCTGCTCTTCGAATGCCCTCACAACAGAATGTGGCCCGTGAGGAACTGCATCAACTTGCCAGTGGCATCCCCTATACTCGATTTAGGGGATTCCACCGactctcctccttcttcttctgctggaGCAACCGTCGCACGTAATTGGCGACGGCGCTCCAAGTCTTCAATGTCTGCAGCATCACCTCTACGATGTTGTCGGGGGTGATGGGGCCAACCTCCTGTTGGAGGGCATTCCTCTCGGCCGCCCAGCGTCCGCATTGGAAGAGCGTGTGCTGGGCACTGTCCCCTGCATCCTGGCAGCCATAACCGCACACTGGCGAGGTGGCCTTACCCATCCTGAACAGGTACGCACGGAAGTACCCGTGCCCGCTCAGGAATTGTGTAAGGTAGTAGTCCACCTCGCCGTGCTTCCTATTTAGCCAGGGGGCGAGGCTTGGAATTAGCCTAGCCGTCCAGCGCCCCCGTGCCTCTTCCGTCCAGCGCTGCTGCCAGCGATGCAGGGTGGCTCTCGAGCCACCCTCTTCGCGTCGGCCGTGTCCTGGCCGCTCCTCTTCGCCGCATAGACCTGCTTGCGCTCGTGGGCAAGCAGATCTATGGGCAACATTCCAGCTATCACCAACACAGCTGGCTCCGCGACAGTTCTGTAGGAACAGGCTACCCGGAGCGCGCACCTCCTTTGAACCGCCGCTAGTCTGCGGCGGTACTTTTCGAGGCGGAGGGCTCCAGCCCAGATCTCCGCGCCGTACAGGAGGACGGACTCTACGGAGGTCATGAGCAGCCTCCGCTTCGCCGGCCTTGGGCCTCCGATGTTAGCCATGAGGCGGGCGAGGGACGACGCGGTTGCTGCCGCCCTGTCGGCAGCCTGCCGTATCTGCGCCCAGAAGGTCCGCTTGCTGTCAAGCAGGACCCCCAGGTACCTAACGGCGGCCTTGGCGATAATGGTGTGGATCCCCACCTTGAAAGGTATCTCTGTGGGGATCCTTCGCCTGGACAGGACGACGAGCTCGGTCTTCTCCGTAGCTAACCGAAGACCCGCGTCATTCATCCACCTCTCGATCCGCCTCATGACCTGATTAAGGCCAAACTGTGCGCACTCCGTGTCGCGGGCGACAATAACTACCGCTATGTCGTCCGCGTAGCCCACCAGGAACGCCTCGCTGGGGAACTCGATCCGCAGGATGGCGTCGTAGAACGCGTTCCAGAGGTCCGGTCCTAAGATGGACCCCTGGGCCACTCCTGCAGAGACTTTTCTCCTCCGTCTCCCATCGGCCGTGTCGTAGAGCAAGACACGGTCGGAGAAGTAATTCTCCATAATACGGAGGAGATAGCCTGGCACCTGGAAGGTGTTCTTCAGGGCCTCAAGTATCCCCGCCCAACTCGCCGAGTTGAAGGCGTTCCTGACGTCGAGCGTGGCTACGAGGACGACATGCCAGCTGTGCCGGTTACCGGACTCCGCCTTGTCGGCGGCATCCAGGACCACCCGTACGGCGTCGACTGTGGACCTTCCGCGTCGAAAGCCGTATTGCCGATCCGATAGATCGCCCGCCTCCCGGAAAGCTTCTAGTAGGCGGGGCCTAATCATTTTCTCCAGCAGCTTACCGGCCGTGTCCAGCATACATATAGGGCGGTATGCGGACGGACCGGTAAGCTGCCCCTTTCCCTTGTTGATCAGCGCAAGGCGCTGCACTTTCCATCGGGTCGGCCAAAGGCCGGACTCCAGACATGCGTTTAGCATTTCCAGCATCGGTCGTGGTTGAAGCTGAACTGCCAGCTTCACGACCTCTGCTGGGATGCCGTCTGGGCCCGGGGATTTCCTGTTGCGGAAGGTCCGGGCTGCATCCTGCATTTCCTGCATGGTGAAGGGTGGGAACTCCTCCACCTGCAGCCCCGTTCGTTGTCGCGCTCTTGCCGGGTGGTCCGGAAAGAGGGCGTCCACGATCGCCGATGCCTCGTCTGCGGGTAACACCGCGGGGCCGTTTTGGGCACCGATCTTGCGACGCACAATTCGGTACCCAAGTCCCCACGGATCACGgttgacctcctcgcagaggTCCTCCCAGCAGCGCCGCTGGTTCACGCGAATAGCGTGGCGGAGCTCGCGGCGCTTGGCCCTGTAGGATTCCCACAGGGCCTCTCCGTCGGTGGTGCGCCTCGCGCGCTGGGCTGCTCTCCGCAGACGCAGGCAATCCCTCCGGAGGTCGGCGATATCACTCGACCACCAGTAGGCAGGCTGTCTGGCGCTGCGTGGTTTTCCGCGGCTCATCGACGCGTCGCACGCCTTATGGATGGCGTCCATGGTTGCGCCGACGAACCGCTCCAACGATAGCTGGGTCCACGGCCCTCCGTCGCGCTGCGAGATGTTCTGCATCCCGACTTGGAGGGCCTCTTCGAAGACCTCCTTCTTGAGCGTTTGGAGGTTCCACCCTCGAACAGGGGGTGGAACCTTGCTCCGACTTCTTTTCCCAGCTATCCGGAAAACCACATACTGGTGGTCACTCCCCGTGTAGTCCTCAATGACTCTCCAGTCATCGACACGGGAGGCGACATCCTCAGAAGCCATCGTGATGTCGATGATGGTCTCCTGATAACCAAATCTCCGGAAGGTTGTGGACGACCCTCGATTGAGGATCTCCAGATTCCGGCGGGCCGCCAGTTCGACGACCAGCCTTCCCCTGGTGTCCGGTCTGGGCATTCCCCACTCGACCGCTTTCGCGTTGAAGTCCCCTCCGACAACACATCCGCCCTCCATTTCCAGGATGGTGTCTTCTAGGGCTTCAATCTTCGCGCGGAAATCCGCGATGCGGTCGTTAGGGGAGAGATACACGCTTACTAGCGTCACCCCCTCTCCCCTTACCCAGACAAATCCGGCGCCTGCCCCGTGCGTCTGTACCCGAAATTTGGATGGATCCGGGATCCAGATCGCAGCGGTTCCCAGCGTGTCGGCGAACCACGTTGGTCCTTCTCGAGCGCGGTACGGTTCACTGAGCAGGAGAATATCGATCTCCTGCTCTCGCCGCAGCTGCTCGAGAAGGGCGTCCGCGACTCGGCTCCGGTTAAGGTTTCCCTGGAGCACCTTAGCCATTACGCTTCTTGGCATCGGCTAAGGCGTCGCGGTACGTCTTGCAGGCGCCGGACCCTAAAACGTGCTGCAGGTCTGCGCCTTTGAGACCGTGGTCGGCGCAGACCGCACACCTCGGGGTCTTCTGGCAGCCGTTGGCCGCATGCCCCTTGTCCCCGCAACGGTAGCAATCATTCCGCCGATCGGGGCCTCTACAGCCACGTGCCAGGTGCCCGTAGCCTAAGCATCTGAAGCACCTCGTGACTGTGGTCCTCTTTCTGGGCCGGGATATGACCATCCCGACTCTTAGCCGACCGCAGTCCAGGATTCTGGCCGCCGCCCGCTCCTCGAGCTCGACTACCGCGAGCTTTTGGCCCCGGGCGTTCTCCTTCGTTACATGAACCCGAATGACTTCGCCGGAGTCGCCCAATTCTGCTCTGAGGGCTTCTTCCACCTCACCAGTTGTGGTGAGACAGTCAAGATCCCTCAGCTCAATTGTCTCTTTGGGCTCCATCCGCCGGACGGATCCCGCCTTGCCCAGGGCAGCCTTCAGGGCCTCACTAAACGAGGCCTTCTGCTCGGGCTTTGCCGCGCCTGCGAGCTCGAGGAGCACCTCGCCGCTCCTAGTTTGCCGGATGGCCTTGATTTCCACCCCGGCCTCCTCCGGCTTTACCGTGGCGCGCAGCTTCGCCACTACATCGGCGTAGCTGGTGCCCTCGGCCGGCTTTACTGCCAATGCAGCTGCGCGCCGACGCCGCCTcggcctcctcttcttcttgcgTTTTCTTGCCTCAGAGGAGGCAGAGGGCGGCTGTTTTGCCGCGGCTGAGGCGGCCGTCGTTGGAGGAGCGGCGGGTTTCGACGCCATCGGCTTCCTTCGAGCCACGACGTTCCACCCCTCCGCGTGATCCTTCAGCCTCTTTTCGGCTGGGGATGGCTGGGATGCGGGGCTGGTCGTTTCCTCCCGCGTCCGTTTACGACCGCCTGCTTCCAGGGTCGCCTGTGCGGACTGGCCAGCTTCGATGGCGTCCACAATCTCAACTAGCCGCGGCAGACCGTTTTTGATCGCCACAGCAATGTTGCGATGCTTGGCCGTGGCTGCGGTCATCTCCGCGACTAGGCTCCGGAGTTGCTGCAGCAGGGCCCCTAGTGGCTGTGCCTCtgccaaaaggggagtagacTTCGGAGCAGGCTGTTGGGCCTGCACCATGTCCATCGCACCCTCCTGTGTCTGAGCAGGAGTGCCATCAGCGGCAACCGGCGAGGATCTTCCGTTCGTTCGCGGAGGACTTCGCGCTAGGCTGCGACGTGGCGTGAATGCCGCCGCCTTGCTCGTAAGGGTCTCGCCATCCAAACCCCTCGCTTGCTCCTCAACCGTCAAGATCTCATCGAGATCTTTCTTTGGTCGAGAACGTAGATGTCTCCCTTCTACACGGGTTGTGTTATTTGTATTCTCCATTAAGTCGTCGTTGATACTCCAGAATACCAGGCCGTCTCCGAACGCGGTTGCCTCCGGGTGTGGGGGGGTGATCACGGCCGCAGCTACCCCCATGACTGCGACCGCTTGTGGCATAGGGGCGGGAATGTTACATCCGCCCTTTACCGTGCACCATCACCCTTCATCAGCACCCTGGTATCCCCTTGGGAgcggcgcgttgacgccgggAGCCACCAGGAGATGCGCGCTGCGCGAATCATCCACACATCCCTTTCGGGCAGTGTCACCGTACCCGCTACACCTCCTGACCCGTCAAGAAAAACGGCCGCCCCTAACATGGGGAACAGACGCCGACCAGAACGCCGCCCGATACGGGAACAGACGCGTTCGGGATTTTAAGTCCCAGTTTTGGTCCGCGGTCGGTATTTTATTTCCCAACTACCCTGCATATCTgccgagcattcccctatccgccacccggagACCCGTCCGATGGGGGACTGGGAACCCCGCACGaagatgtagatatagtaataatggtattcttattaaatgtatattacatatctaatgtagatatagtaataacgaaattgttagtgtatgtacattgatctgagggaaggtatcagtatattacattgcatctaattagatatagtatgatattgttattaaatgtacattggtctgtgggaataaatcagtatattacattacatctgatgtagatatagtaataatgatattgttattaaatgtatattacatatcgaatgtagatatagtaataacgatacggttattatatgtacattgatccgtgggaaggtatcagtatattacattatatccattgtagatatagtaataacgaaactgttattatatgtacattgatgtgtgggtagggatcagtatattacattatatctaatgtagacatagtaataatgatattgttaccaaaagtacattgatctgtgggaaggcatcagtatattacattatatccaatgtagatatagtataaatgatactgttattcaatgtacattgatctgtgggaaggaatcagtatattgcaggagatctaatgcagatatagtgttggcgaaattccccaattctacgccgaacggcgaagttggcaacgaaaatacttcgttggtgcgtcgttaccgatagcggcagcacctctcgggcccacttctccacgcggaaccggcacgatcgacgccatgatcgattcttcttcttcttgtacgATCGTTCGACGCGCTACCACGTGCTACGCTGTTCACGCGAAATCGTCAAGAACGGTAATCAGCCTAAGTTGCTTGTTTTTCTGCCCACGCGACGCGTACACGTTCAGTCCACGCTTTGACTACGTTATATTCAGTCCACGCGTGTGTTTCATTGTAATTAAGATTAGTTTAAATAGTTGTAAGTGTAAATAATTGTACAGACGCTGACCACGCATCACGTTTGtgattattgtaaatactctTTTCTGTGTTAAATATAACTTTGTTTGTGACCGTTACGCAGGCGTGTTTTATTTCTGACCACGCTGACCACGCAATTCGCAAAcattttggtccttcgagccggattaaCACGCCCCGGCTCGCGTAACGGTCGTTGTGACGCGTAACGGTCGCCGCCATTACGTGTAGTGTCCGCGCCTCAAAAGTGAGCTCAGTGACTCTGGATTGTGTGCGCGGAACATTGTGAGACAGTGACTCCATACGTAAAGTGACAATTTGTGACATTGGTGGTGTAAGTGACCGTTAAAAATGCCGAAATCACGCGATACGTCTCCGGCCTCAAAACCGGAAGAGACGCCGGCGGCCATGACGGCGTCCGATCTAGATCCAGACCACGCAACGGAAACGACCACGCAGCCATCGCAGGCCGCTCGTCCACGCTCGCCGACCACGCTGCAAGTCCCTGAAGagaccacgcagaccacgcGCACGCGCTCGCCCACGCGCCTCACAGCAGAGCTCCAGGTGCGCTCCCGTGTCCAGGAGGAGCGTCTTGACACCCTCCTGGCCATGGTGGAGGACCTGCAGGTGACCCTCAACAAGGCCCCCGCAGACGTTGCGCCAGAAGAACCGGAGCTCATGAGGGACACGATTCTGGAGATCCATGTTGAATTCCAGCGCGAACACGTTGCCCTCTCGAAGGTTTGGCCGTCCACGCAGCTCGACCACACCTATTTCAAAGAAAAGGTGGCTTCCAACGAAGCGCGCGTCGTGCTTTCTGCTCGCAAGTTGCTGGCGCAGCTTGAGCGGAAAATTAAGCAGAACGAGCAGCCCTCGCAGACCACGACGACCCCGACGACCGTCGCGCCCACGCAGTCCTCGGCAAGCAGATCACGGCTCCCCGAGATCGCTCTCCCGAAATTTGAGGGAGACTATAGCAAATGGGCAGAGTTTAAGGCCCATTTTGCCTCCGTCATCAGCGAACGCGCCGACCTCGCAGCCCACGACAAGTTCTTGTATTTGAAGGGCGCCGTTACAGGCCACGCGGCAAATTTGATCAGCCATTTGCCAACGACAGATGGCGCGCTTGATCAAGCATGGCAGCTGCTTGATGGCCGCTACGATAACAAGCGGCTAAACGTGCAGTCGCATATGGATCGGCTTGCCAACCTCAAGCCGATGAAGATGCGCAAGGCGGCCTCGCTCCTGAAGATGGTGAACATCATCCAGGAGACGCAGCAAGCGCTCCGCTCGTTCGGACTGGAGGACGTCCACAACTGTTTCCTCCTCACCATGCTCGTGAGACTGCTCGACGCGGACACGCGCGAGCATTGGGAGTCCTCGCTGGCCACGACGAAGGACTATCCTACGCTCGAACAGCTGACCACGTTTCTGCTCGCACGCGCACGCACCCTAGAACAGCTGGAGCAGCTGAGCACTGCTCGTGCCGTACAGCCCACGCCGACCACGACATCCAGGACCACGCAGCCTTCGCAGCAACGCTCCGCTCCAGCACGAGCCGCAGTCCACGCAGGAACCGCTCGACCAGCTACATCAGCCCACGCAGCACCCGCAGCCAACGCCAAGTCCACGCAGTCCGCACTCTACCCGTGCGCTTTCTGCCAGAAAGATCATTTTCTTTCGGCGTGCCCACCGTTCAGAGCACTGACCCCGCACGACCGCGCCAACGTGGTCAAGGCCCACGCACTTTGCGTGAACTGTCTCGGCCACCACAACCTGCGCAGCTGCCGCACACGACAACGGTGCAAGATCTGTGAGGAGATTCACCATACCATGCTGCATGGTGCTGATATCAGCAAGGTGCTGGTACCAGGCCTTCCAGCAGCAGCAGCGCAGACCACGCCCACGCTAGCTCCAGCAGCCTCCACGCAGACCACGCCAACCACCTCAACGACCACGCATTGAAGTGACGGTGCAGTCGTCAACGCACCCGCAGCCATCGCAGCCCACGCACACAGAAATCGTTCAGCCCACGCAACCAGTacacgcagaccacggaccACGCTTTTAGCAACGgcactcgcaagagtgcacACTGACCTCGCAGTGCAGCAAGTAAGAATACTCATTGACTCAGGCTCTGAAGTCTCGTTGATTTCAGAGTCATTAGTAACGCAGCTCAGATTCAGAAGACAACGCTCCACGTTGGATGTCTACGgagttggtggagcaaggacctCGCAGACGAATGGAGTGGTCAATATTACCCTCCATTCAAATTACAGACCACTCTCAGTCACCATTCAAGCACATGTGCTGACGAAGGTGACCACTTGCTTACCATCCGAACCACCAGCTCGTCCAACGCTGCCATCGTATCTGGAGAAATTGAATCTAGCAGATCCGCAAATTCTCGTCTCCAGACCGGTGGACATTATTCTCGGAGCCGACGCATacgggcaagtcatcaagCCAAACATCATCCGGAACGCTTCAAcaccgttgatcgctcaactttcgatcttcggttggctcgtaatcgggcccctcgagggcaTTCAGACCATTCGCAGGACCTCTCATCAGGTGACGGTCAGTAACACCGATTGCCAGTTGGGTGAGTTACTCAGCCGTttctggacgcaggaagagccaCCACAGGACACGGCACCCTTGCTCACACAAGAAgagcaagagtgcgaagatcatttCCAGACCACGCATTCGCGAGACTCCTCTGGAAGAtacatcgtgcgattgccgctcAAGCTTCATCCACGAGCACTTGGCAATTCATACCAGACGGCGCACCATTGTCTTCAGAGGACACTCCGAAGATTCAGCAAGGACGCTCAGTACAAAcagctgtacaccaagttcatgctcGAATATGAGCAGCTTGGCCACatggtaagactgaacaaTGACTCAATAATCagtccgtttcagtactttcttccgcaCCATGGCGTTCTCAAGTTGGGCAGCACGACCACCGCCTTGCGAGTGGTGTTCAATGGCTCCAGCCCAACTTCTTCAGGACACGCATTAAATGATCTTCTCCACACCGGTCCGAACCTTATGCTGAACATCGCAGATCTGCTCATCTGGATACGCAGATTcaaacatctgtttgcaacCGACATCACG encodes:
- the LOC114882551 gene encoding uncharacterized protein LOC114882551, yielding MPKSRDTSPASKPEETPAAMTASDLDPDHATETTTQPSQAARPRSPTTLQVPEETTQTTRTRSPTRLTAELQVRSRVQEERLDTLLAMVEDLQVTLNKAPADVAPEEPELMRDTILEIHVEFQREHVALSKVWPSTQLDHTYFKEKVASNEARVVLSARKLLAQLERKIKQNEQPSQTTTTPTTVAPTQSSASRSRLPEIALPKFEGDYSKWAEFKAHFASVISERADLAAHDKFLYLKGAVTGHAANLISHLPTTDGALDQAWQLLDGRYDNKRLNVQSHMDRLANLKPMKMRKAASLLKMVNIIQETQQALRSFGLEDVHNCFLLTMLVRLLDADTREHWESSLATTKDYPTLEQLTTFLLARARTLEQLEQLSTARAVQPTPTTTSRTTQPSQQRSAPARAAVHAGTARPATSAHAAPAANAKSTQSALYPCAFCQKDHFLSACPPFRALTPHDRANVVKAHALCVNCLGHHNLRSCRTRQRCKICEEIHHTMLHGADISKVLVPGLPAAAAQTTPTLAPAASTQTTPTTSTTTH